In Lates calcarifer isolate ASB-BC8 linkage group LG4, TLL_Latcal_v3, whole genome shotgun sequence, a genomic segment contains:
- the pitrm1 gene encoding presequence protease, mitochondrial → MFRQTKAALQKLRYLSFNGQRHTWRLKSTSAERALQYQPGHKIHGFTVKEVVAVPDLFLTAVKLTHDKTGAQYLHAARDDSNNLFSVQFRTTPMDSTGVPHILEHTVLCGSEKYPCRDPFFKMLNRSLSTFMNAFTASDYTMYPFSTQNGKDFQNLLSVYLDAVFFPCLREQDFWQEGWRLENENPTDPNSPLVFKGVVFNEMKGAFSDNERLYAQHLQNKLYPDHTYSVVSGGEPLAIPDLTWEQLKQFHATHYHPSNARFFTYGDLPLEQHLKQIEEEALSKFERINPNTEVPSQSHWSSPREDHVTCSPDALAPDPARQNTLCVSYLLGDITDTFEGFTLSLLSSLMISGPNSPFYKALIEPKIGTDFSSVVGYDGSTKEASFSIGLQGMAEEDIERVKQIISQTIDDIIENGFEEERIEALLHKIEIQMKHQSTNFGLSLASYIASSWNHDGDPVQLLQISDSVAKFRQSLAENPRFLQDKVKHYFKENTHRLTLSMSPDEAYLEKQAKAEEEKLQKKIQALSDSDRKEIYEKGLELLTAQSKTQDASCLPALKVSDIEPTIPITPVHISAAGGVPVQYCEQPTNGLVYFRAMCSLNTLPEDLRLYVPLFCSVITRMGCGGLDYRQQAQQMELRTGGMSVSTQVIPDSTQLDMYEQGILLFSSCLERNLPHMFQLWSDIFNSPHFDDEERLRVLVMMSAQELANGISYSGHMYAMTRAGRHLTPAGDLQETFNGMEQVKFMKRIAEMPDLSQVIRTLPRIKKHLLNPDNMRCAVNTTPQKLSDTAAQLESFIRDVAENRKERKPVRSDITERPLDPLNDSGPSRKLISELNFQPCQMKTFFQMPFPVNFVSESIRTVPFSHEDYASLCILARMMTAKFLHGEIREKGGAYGGGARMGGGGLFSFYSYRDPNSVQTLSAFRKGVDWAKSGQFTQQDIDEAKLSIFSAVDSPVAPADKGMGRFLSGVTDEMKQGHRERLFAVTHKNLVDVAERYLSVGQRTCGVAILGPENETIKKDPSWIVK, encoded by the exons ATGTTTCGTCAAACGAAGGCGGCTCTCCAGAAACTTCGATATCTGAG TTTCAATGGACAGCGGCATACTTGGAGGCTGAAGAGCACTTCAGCAGAGAGGGCTCTTCAGTACCAACCAGGACATAAGATCCATGGCTTTACAGTCAAAGAG GTTGTAGCAGTCCCTGACTTGTTCCTCACAGCAGTGAAGCTGACTCATGATAAAACTGGAGCTCAGTACCTGCACGCAGCCAGAGATGACTCCAACAACCTCTTCAG TGTCCAGTTCAGGACGACCCCCATGGACAGCACAGGGGTTCCCCACATCCTGGAGCATACAGTGCTGTGTGGATCTGAGAAGTATCCCTGCAGAGACCCTTTCTTCAAGATGCTCAACAGGTCTCTGTCCACCTTCATGAATGCCTTCACAG CCAGCGACTACACTATGTATCCATTCTCAACCCAAAATGGAAAAGACTTCCAGAATCTTTTGTCCGTCTATCTGGATGCAGTTTTCTTCCCTTGTTTACGAGAGCAGGATTTCTG gcaGGAGGGTTGGAGGCTGGAGAATGAAAATCCCACAGATCCCAACTCCCCTCTAGTGTTTAAAGGAGTGGTGTTCAATGAAATGAAGGGTGCTTTT TCGGACAACGAGCGTCTGTATGCACAGCACCTTCAGAACAAGCTGTATCCAGACCACACCTACTCTGTGGTGTCAGGTGGAGAACCTCTGGCCATCCCCGACCTTACCTGGGAGCAACTCAAACAATTCCACGCCACACACTACCACCCCAGCAATGCTAG GTTCTTCACCTATGGAGATTTGCCTTTAGAGCAGCATCTGAAGCAGATTGAAGAAGAAGCTCTGTCCAAGTTTGAACGCATCAACCCGAACACAGAGGTCCCCTCCCAGTCACACTGGAGCAGCCCA AGAGAGGACCATGTGACCTGCAGCCCTGATGCTTTGGCACCGGATCCAGCCAGGCAGAACACGCTGTGTGTGAGCTACCTGCTGGGAGA CATCACTGACACATTTGAAGGATTCACTCTCAGTCTGCTGTCCTCTCTGATGATCTCTGGCCCAAACTCCCCGTTCTACAAAGCTCTCATCGAACCCAAGATAGGAACTGACTTCTCCTCTGTTGTAGG ATACGATGGCAGCACCAAGGAGGCATCGTTCAGCATAGGACTGCAGGGAATGGCTGAGGAGGACATAGAGAGGGTGAAACAAATCATCAGCCAAACCATTGATGACATTATAGA GAATGGCTTTGAGGAGGAAAGAATTGAGGCTCTTCTCCATAAGATTGAGATCCAAATGAAACACCAGTCCACCAACTTCGGTCTGTCTTTGGCTTCG TACATAGCATCATCATGGAACCATGATGGCGACCCTGTACAACTGCTGCAGATCAGTGACAGTGTTGCCAAGTTCAGACAGTCCCTGGCAGAAAACCCTCGCTTCCTTCAGGACAAAGTTAAGCACTACTTTAAG gagaacacacacagactgacccTGTCCATGAGCCCAGATGAAGCCTATTTAGAGAAACAGGCAaaggctgaggaggaaaagcTTCAGAAAAAGATTCAAGCTCTATCTGACAGCGACAGGAAGGAGATCTATGAGAAAG GTCTGGAGCTGTTGACTGCCCAGAGTAAAACCCAGGATGCATCCTGTCTGCCTGCTCTCAAAGTGTCTGACATCGAGCCAACGATACCCATCACCCCCGTTCATATCAGCGCAGCAG GAGGCGTGCCGGTTCAGTACTGTGAACAGCCCACCAATGGCTTGGTTTACTTCAGAGCCATGTGTAGTCTCAACACCTTGCCAGAGGATCTCAGGCTTTATGTCCCACTCTTCTGCAGTGTTATTACCAG aATGGGCTGTGGAGGTCTGGATTACAGGCAGCAGGCCCAGCAGATGGAGCTGAGGACAGGGGGCATGTCTGTTTCCACCCAGGTCATCCCTGACTCCACACAGCTGGACATGTACGAGCAG GGTatcctcctgttctcctcctgCCTGGAGAGGAACCTTCCTCACATGTTTCAGCTGTGGAGTGACATATTCAACAG CCCCCACTTTGATGATGAGGAGCGCCTGAGAGTTCTAGTGATGATGTCAGCACAGGAGTTGGCCAATGGGATCTCATACTCTGGTCACATGTACGCTATGACCCGTGCGGGCCGTCACCTGACTCCAGCAGGAGACCTCCAGGAGACTTTTAATGGAATGGAACAG GTGAAATTTATGAAGAGGATAGCTGAGATGCCAGACCTCAGCCAAGTTATCAGAACATTACCCAGAATCAAGAAACACCTTCTCAACCCAGACAACATGAG GTGTGCAGTCAACACAACTCCACAGAAACTGTctgacacagcagcacagctggaGAGCTTTATCAGGGACGttgctgaaaacagaaaagaacgCAAACCTGTCAGATCAGACATTACTGAG AGACCACTAGACCCTCTGAATGACTCTGGACCAAGCAGAAAACTAATCTCT GAGCTGAATTTCCAGCCATGTCAGATGAAAACCTTCTTCCAGATGCCCTTTCCTGTCAATTTTGTCAGTGAGAGTATACGTACAGTACCATTCTCTCATGAGGACTATGCCAG tttgtgtatCTTGGCAAGGATGATGACAGCTAAATTTCTCCATGGAGAGATCCGAGAGAAAGGTGGAGCCTATGGTGGTGGTGCCAGGATGGGAGGAGGCGGTCTGTTCTCCTTTTACTCATACAG GGACCCCAACTCAGTACAGACATTATCTGCATTTCGTAAAGGTGTTGACTGGGCAAAGTCAGGACAGTTCACCCAACAAGACATTGATGAAGCCAAACTGTCCATCTTCTCAGCTGTTGATTCACCTGTGGCCCCCGCAGACAAAG GGATGGGTCGTTTCCTCAGTGGGGTCACAGATGAGATGAAGCAGGGTCACAGAGAAAGACTCTTCGCTGTCACTCATAAAAACCTGGTGGATGTGGCTGAAAG gtACTTGAGTGTCGGTCAGAGGACATGTGGTGTTGCCATCCTCGGTCCAGAGAATGAGACAATTAAGAAAGATCCTTCATGGATTGTAAAATAA